In Deinococcus maricopensis DSM 21211, the sequence CTCCCAGAACCGCACCGCGCGCGGATTATCACCCAACACGCTCGCCAGCACCCGCGAGATGTGCGGCGGCACCCGCCCCAGCAGGTGCGCGAGCGCCCGCGTGCCGTGCCCCTGCGCCTGACAATCACCGCGAATCATCAGCAGGTTGATGGTCAGGTCCGACGCCTGCGGGAACGACACCTTGTAATCCAGGCAGCCGATCACGCGCCCATCCCACAACAGCAACTCCAGGCGGCGGCGATCATCGAACAACGCCGTTTCCACTTCGCGCGTGACCTCATGCGGAACAGGCACGGCGTTCCCCAGCGTCTCAAAATACGCAGGCGTGGCGACGTACAGTTCATGAAGCAGCGGAGCGTGTTGCAGGGCCATCGGTTGCGCTTCGAGCACAGAACCTCCAAGGGGGACTGTCCAGACAAGACCGCCTCAGTGTAGGCGGGAACCGTCAGGAAAAGTCACGC encodes:
- a CDS encoding GNAT family N-acetyltransferase; translated protein: MLEAQPMALQHAPLLHELYVATPAYFETLGNAVPVPHEVTREVETALFDDRRRLELLLWDGRVIGCLDYKVSFPQASDLTINLLMIRGDCQAQGHGTRALAHLLGRVPPHISRVLASVLGDNPRAVRFWERQGFAFAIDARPAVTWYGRRVNQPVTTGAAS